Proteins encoded in a region of the Ornithodoros turicata isolate Travis chromosome 3, ASM3712646v1, whole genome shotgun sequence genome:
- the LOC135389656 gene encoding uncharacterized protein LOC135389656, translated as MRGPLCLQFSATYKEAHEKLDRAQYESDLNSDVNEGGKRKRHAPSRLVEEDDELAVVRSKYSRVVALPDTSDSEEIENPLHDVPDIPPVPSSFPQCYRGTGILESSHRRFAQDPQGSINQTFNKPTTGVLEQMHGSSATRISGEHSASQMDEDMSTEEFRKQVLRLLHLIRITQEGDSAVIDKLAKQRITTSSLEHVEVLIKQPFATSEELENFDASLDEKKVSSRPGACSYRWK; from the exons ATGCGTGGTC CATTGTGTCTGCAATTTTCAGCAACCTACAAGGAAGCTCATGAGAAATTAGACCGGGCACAATACGAGTCGGACCTCAACTCAGATGTCAATGAAGGTGGGAAAAGGAAGCGCCATGCGCCCAGCCGCTTAGTTGAGGAGGACGATGAGCTTGCAGTTG TAAGGTCCAAATATTCCCGTGTGGTGGCTCTCCCTGACACATCAGACTCTGAGGAAATCGAAAATCCACTTCATGATGTACCTGATATACCTCCGGTGCCATCAAGTTTCCCACAGTGCTACAGAGGAA CTGGAATATTGGAGAGTAGCCATCGTAGGTTTGCTCAGGATCCTCAAG GTAGTATAAACCAAACATTCAACAAGCCCACCACAGGAGTACTGGAACAAATGCATGGCTCATCAGCTACTAGGATCA GTGGTGAACACAGTGCTTCTCAAATGGACGAAGACATGTCTACAGAAG AGTTTCGGAAACAAGTCCTGCGTCTTTTGCACTTGATCAGAATTACACAAGAAGGAGATAGTGCAGTCATTGATAAACTCGCCAAACAGAGGATCACCACAAGCTCACTTGAACATGTGGAAGTGCTCATAAAGCAGCCGTTTGCAACCTCGGAAGAGTTGGAAAATTTCGATGCATCGCTGGACGAAAAAAAGGTCTCTTCTC GTCCAGGAGCTTGCTCGTATAGGTGGAAATGA
- the LOC135389657 gene encoding uncharacterized protein LOC135389657 yields MSPFFIEKAVASLSKNVTEIKRLRSGDLLLKCTSEADCERILNTQQMLGIKISSALHRTLNTSRGVVSLAELIDVPSEEILENLKSQKVIDVRKIKIRKNNEYITTRNTILTFDCPTLPERLKVGYLTAEVRPYIPNPLRCFKCNRFGHPSDTCRGSACCARCSKQDHNSKECRGPDHCVNCAGDHPSYSRSCPKWKFEKEVMHIKVTQKLSYPEARKKASPFQFQKSFSSVVKEKPKMISCATQTENTTQSEETCTPLSETPPPVTVTTASQPSSVASLSQAPLSSSQTVEASSMECDDDTSSQGSFASVSSQSQKKPKSSISGSGSLPDISPKELAAARKKTPRQPIMPPKKK; encoded by the coding sequence ATGTCACCGTTtttcattgagaaggcggtggcatcgcTCTCGAAAAATGTGACTGAAATTAAGCGCCTCAGATCAGGCGACTTATTGCTTAAATGTACCTCggaagccgactgtgagcgAATTCTGAACACACAGCAGATGCTCGGAATCAAAATATCATCAGCCTTGCATAGGACTCTGAATACCTCCCGTGGTGTTGTATCGTTAGCTGAACTCATTGATGTTCCGTCAGAAGAGATTCTTGAAAATCTGAAAAGCCAAAAGGTGATCGAcgtaagaaaaatcaaaatcagGAAGAACAATGAGTACATAACGACACGCAACACAATCCTCACATTTGACTGCCCGACTTTACCAGAAAGGCTCAAGGTAGGGTATCTGACTGCAGAGGTGCGGCCATATATCCCTAATCCACTCAGATGCTTCAAGTGTAAccgctttggccatccttccGATACTTGCAGAGGTTCTGCATGCTGTGCCCGCTGCAGCAAGCAGGACCACAACTCTAAGGAGTGCAGAGGGCCGGATCACTGCGTCAACTGCGCAGGTGACCACCCTTCATACTCTAGGTCTTGtccaaagtggaagtttgagaaagaggtgatgcacatcaaagtcacacagaaactaagttatccagaagccaggaagaaggcatctccgTTCCAGTTCCAGAAATCATTTTCATCTGTCGTTAAAGAGAAACCAAAGATGATCTCATGCGCAACACAGACAGAGAATACAacacaaagtgaagaaacaTGTACACCTCTCTCTGAAACACCACCTCCTGTAACTGTAACCACAGCTTCCCAACCCTCTTCAGTGGCGTCACTCTCACAGGCGCCACTTTCGTCATCGCAAACcgtggaggcaagctccatggaatgcgatgatgacacgagctcgcaaggctcGTTCGCGAGCGTGAGCTCACAATCTCAAAAAAAGCCTAAGAGCAGTATTTCGGGGAGTGGCTCACTCCCCGATATATCGCCCAAAGAACTCGCGGCTGCGCGGAAAAAAACTCCGAGACAGCCCATAATGCccccaaagaagaaataa